A stretch of Mucilaginibacter terrae DNA encodes these proteins:
- a CDS encoding ImuA family protein, whose protein sequence is MTTKRELITELQKSIRLWEGFKPSPAGAKGIPGLEPIEAAFPNRVLPKGVIHEFLCTVSENAAACDGFLSGLLSVLMDGGGACLWINRSRQTFPVSLTMFDVAPERIIFMDLTKERDVLWVMEEALKCKGLAAVIAELDGLSMTESRRLQLAAEESQVTGFVLRTNARNINTTACVARWQVIPLPSETEDDLPGVGFPRWQVDLLRVRNGKPGSWIMEWSADRFTAIPMEDHTGHQRHTGVEVPLRKIG, encoded by the coding sequence ATGACTACCAAAAGAGAACTGATCACTGAACTTCAAAAAAGTATCCGGTTATGGGAAGGCTTTAAACCTTCACCTGCAGGTGCAAAGGGCATTCCCGGTCTGGAACCGATAGAGGCTGCATTTCCTAACAGGGTGCTGCCCAAAGGTGTCATCCATGAATTCCTGTGCACGGTCAGTGAAAACGCGGCAGCTTGTGATGGTTTTTTAAGCGGCCTGCTCAGCGTTTTGATGGATGGCGGCGGTGCATGCCTTTGGATCAATCGCTCCAGGCAAACCTTCCCGGTATCGCTGACGATGTTCGATGTGGCGCCGGAACGTATTATATTCATGGATCTGACCAAAGAACGCGATGTGCTATGGGTGATGGAAGAAGCCTTGAAATGCAAGGGGCTTGCTGCCGTCATCGCTGAACTGGACGGGCTGAGTATGACCGAATCCCGTCGTCTGCAGCTGGCAGCTGAAGAAAGTCAGGTCACCGGGTTCGTGCTGCGGACCAATGCCCGTAATATCAATACGACCGCCTGCGTTGCCCGCTGGCAGGTTATCCCTTTGCCCAGCGAGACAGAAGATGACCTTCCGGGCGTAGGCTTTCCGCGCTGGCAGGTCGATCTCCTGCGTGTGCGGAACGGTAAGCCCGGTAGCTGGATCATGGAATGGTCGGCGGACCGGTTTACGGCAATTCCTATGGAAGATCATACAGGTCATCAACGACACACCGGGGTTGAAGTCCCACTGCGAAAAATCGGATAA
- a CDS encoding MBL fold metallo-hydrolase has protein sequence MKDSMKEQKQGLHEDFYFTKHGFEKADWHDHAPSPQHFQPAYLSTPEFQKNGYHCEELKDGFYWVTSGGYDAAFFVTDEGVIAIDAPPILGENMLAAIESVTDKPIVKVVYSHWHSDHIGAASMYPEGVEIIAHEITRELLTRFPDKLRPVPTLTFEDKYVIEFGGKKLELTYKGANHCPGNIFIYAPVPKVLVKIDIVSPGSCAFMHCDASENISGWVEAHDQILEFDFDFLIGGHITRWGTRQDVITSREYFHDMLAFADEALMQWSTPNGAGIFFAANPVDQYSVGTVNWINSMVNYVTEKMLSKVTSNGQKWEERLAGVTTNTKYHAYTIVESTRTERTHKGYQKRGTGGSDYFI, from the coding sequence ATGAAAGATTCAATGAAAGAGCAAAAACAAGGTCTTCACGAAGACTTCTACTTTACCAAACACGGCTTTGAAAAAGCAGATTGGCACGACCATGCCCCTTCACCGCAGCATTTCCAGCCAGCGTACCTGAGTACGCCGGAATTCCAGAAGAACGGTTATCATTGTGAAGAACTGAAGGATGGTTTCTATTGGGTGACCAGCGGCGGGTATGATGCCGCTTTCTTTGTGACAGACGAAGGAGTGATCGCTATAGACGCCCCGCCGATCCTCGGAGAGAACATGTTGGCTGCGATCGAGTCGGTAACCGACAAGCCCATTGTGAAGGTCGTTTACAGTCACTGGCACTCCGACCACATCGGCGCCGCATCCATGTATCCTGAAGGTGTCGAGATCATTGCCCATGAGATCACCCGGGAACTGCTCACCCGTTTCCCCGACAAATTGCGTCCGGTGCCGACCCTCACCTTCGAGGATAAATATGTGATCGAATTTGGCGGTAAAAAACTCGAACTTACTTATAAAGGGGCTAATCACTGCCCCGGGAATATTTTCATCTATGCTCCCGTACCAAAAGTACTGGTTAAGATCGATATCGTCAGCCCGGGTTCTTGCGCATTCATGCACTGCGACGCATCGGAAAACATCAGCGGCTGGGTCGAGGCACATGACCAGATACTGGAGTTCGATTTTGATTTTCTGATCGGCGGACATATCACCCGTTGGGGTACACGGCAGGATGTGATCACCTCAAGGGAATACTTTCATGACATGCTTGCATTCGCCGATGAGGCATTGATGCAATGGAGTACACCCAATGGTGCCGGTATATTCTTTGCAGCCAACCCCGTTGATCAATACTCTGTCGGAACGGTGAACTGGATCAATTCGATGGTGAATTATGTCACTGAAAAGATGCTGTCCAAAGTAACGTCAAATGGACAAAAATGGGAGGAGCGCCTTGCTGGTGTCACGACCAATACTAAGTATCACGCTTACACGATAGTAGAATCAACCCGTACAGAGCGTACGCACAAAGGCTACCAAAAGCGTGGAACGGGCGGCTCAGATTACTTTATCTGA
- a CDS encoding carboxypeptidase-like regulatory domain-containing protein, which translates to MKKPVIRRQTSHRPNVNRSFNPLNILTKMYALLRTKKFSFTFLFLIASAVVYGQTGTIKGTVTTSDGKPAEFVSIGLNGTTKGTTVNQKGTYQLNHVAAGAYTLTAKFVGLTTQSKVVEVKPNEITIADFMLSENLEQLQEVVISGTKNNKFAAKKSDYVARLTPGKPGESTGVYGCSQGTFERADRGGL; encoded by the coding sequence TTGAAAAAGCCGGTGATCCGTCGCCAAACTTCCCACCGGCCCAATGTCAACAGATCCTTCAACCCATTAAACATTTTAACAAAGATGTATGCTTTATTACGTACTAAGAAATTTTCGTTTACTTTTCTTTTTCTGATCGCCAGCGCGGTCGTTTATGGCCAGACCGGTACTATTAAAGGAACCGTTACCACGTCAGACGGCAAACCCGCCGAATTTGTGAGTATTGGTCTCAATGGCACCACTAAAGGTACTACCGTTAATCAAAAGGGCACTTACCAGCTCAACCATGTTGCCGCAGGCGCTTATACCCTAACCGCAAAATTTGTTGGCCTGACCACGCAAAGTAAGGTCGTGGAAGTTAAACCCAATGAAATTACCATAGCCGACTTCATGCTCAGCGAAAACCTGGAGCAGTTGCAGGAAGTTGTTATCAGCGGGACTAAAAACAATAAGTTCGCTGCCAAAAAAAGCGATTATGTGGCCCGATTAACCCCTGGAAAACCTGGAGAATCCACAGGTGTATACGGCTGTTCCCAAGGAACTTTTGAACGAGCAGATCGTGGTGGACTTTAA
- a CDS encoding alpha-ketoglutarate-dependent dioxygenase AlkB family protein, whose protein sequence is MEQLALFAEAGQSQGLPVKYLEYFPGLINKEQSDFLLDKLVKETPWKQQVRRMYTKEVITPRLTAWYGDPDIYDYQSLGKTVPLNWTPELSAIKKMVEPLSGVTFSSVLLNYYRDGNDSVAWHSDKEDILGKNPVIASVSFGQVRSFDIRHKDDHYLRYSVRLEHGSFLLMKGGLQENWEHRIAKSPKFMRPRVNLTFRVVK, encoded by the coding sequence ATGGAACAATTAGCGCTATTTGCAGAGGCTGGTCAAAGCCAGGGATTGCCTGTGAAGTACCTTGAATATTTTCCCGGCTTGATCAATAAAGAACAAAGCGATTTTCTGCTGGATAAACTGGTTAAAGAGACACCGTGGAAACAGCAGGTGCGCAGGATGTATACAAAGGAAGTTATAACGCCGCGGCTAACGGCCTGGTATGGCGACCCCGATATTTACGATTACCAATCGCTGGGTAAAACGGTTCCGCTTAACTGGACACCGGAATTATCAGCGATTAAAAAAATGGTAGAGCCGCTTTCGGGCGTAACGTTCAGCAGCGTACTGCTGAACTATTACCGTGACGGCAATGACTCGGTTGCCTGGCATAGCGATAAGGAAGATATTTTGGGCAAAAATCCGGTAATCGCATCAGTAAGTTTCGGGCAGGTACGCAGCTTCGACATCCGGCACAAAGATGACCACTATCTTAGATATTCCGTCAGACTGGAACACGGTTCTTTCCTGCTGATGAAAGGCGGCCTTCAGGAAAACTGGGAGCACCGCATTGCGAAGTCACCGAAATTCATGCGGCCAAGGGTCAACCTTACTTTTCGGGTCGTAAAATAA
- a CDS encoding helix-turn-helix domain-containing protein gives MVLANFFLLPVAEKIRVYENQGADYTSILKIIHFAVIAFGVTYIALSLLLLKEHRRKISDQLSYVEKINLNWLNILIIGMGEIWMSVLVGNDTTTFACLALFILYTGYFGVKKVGIFTNKLEVQAQQYEEATSPVEYQKSAKGELLLSEVHLELLKLMDQKKLFKDPELSLDTLATQLNVHPNSLSQVINTLQQKIFYDYINELRINEFKTNALLPENQRFTLLSLAYEVGFNSKTSFNRNFKKITGLSPTAYLKQQHVQLQAAI, from the coding sequence GTGGTATTAGCAAATTTTTTTCTGCTGCCTGTAGCTGAAAAAATACGAGTTTACGAAAATCAGGGTGCCGATTATACCAGCATATTAAAGATTATCCATTTTGCGGTGATAGCCTTTGGTGTTACCTATATAGCGCTTTCTTTATTATTACTAAAAGAACATCGTAGGAAAATTTCCGATCAACTTTCCTACGTGGAGAAGATCAATTTGAATTGGCTAAACATTCTAATAATCGGCATGGGTGAGATCTGGATGTCTGTTCTTGTTGGCAACGATACGACCACCTTTGCGTGTTTAGCCCTGTTTATCCTATACACAGGGTATTTTGGCGTAAAAAAGGTGGGCATTTTTACTAATAAGTTAGAGGTTCAGGCACAGCAATATGAGGAGGCAACATCGCCTGTCGAATACCAGAAATCAGCTAAAGGAGAATTACTTCTATCAGAGGTGCATCTGGAGCTGTTAAAACTGATGGATCAAAAAAAGCTCTTTAAAGATCCGGAGTTAAGTTTGGACACACTCGCCACACAGTTGAACGTCCATCCAAATAGCCTATCTCAGGTTATCAATACGTTACAGCAGAAGATTTTTTACGATTATATAAACGAACTAAGAATTAATGAATTTAAAACGAATGCTCTACTACCTGAAAACCAACGGTTCACATTGCTGTCATTGGCTTATGAAGTTGGTTTTAATTCTAAGACTTCATTCAACAGAAATTTCAAAAAGATAACAGGGTTATCGCCAACGGCTTATTTAAAGCAACAGCACGTACAATTACAAGCCGCAATTTGA
- a CDS encoding PepSY-associated TM helix domain-containing protein, producing MEIKTAKKKSIFRKVSEWLHLWLGLISGIIVFVVCLTGGLWVFRYEVFYFTEKYQRLEEKQRAFLQPSVLEKQGKNYLNAHKDTGSVLMNITYGKGKSAILTFHLPAEKFAMLYLDPYTGHVVFDKREPSPAEMFFIVVRAGHRFLWLPQKIGSPIVGSGCIIFLVILTTGLIWWWPKRWTKKTRDKSFKVKWDAKWKRLNIDLHNVLGFYSLLFVLLLTVTGITFSFHWFADGLYKTLTWQTHERLGEGGPHSDTLLAVKSVLHNKNDLVWQDMQQKHPDYSRVMINMPENTKGAYHATAFFGDGTLIYNRAQYYYDQFSLKRIYLNTQDERSYDELSFGEKVYRMDFDIHTGQILGLPTKILAFIACIIGASLPVTGTIIWYNRKWGKKKPIKENRQTQSNIV from the coding sequence ATGGAGATCAAGACCGCGAAAAAGAAGTCTATCTTCCGAAAAGTATCGGAGTGGCTGCACCTTTGGCTGGGTTTGATATCCGGCATCATTGTGTTTGTGGTTTGCCTGACAGGCGGGCTATGGGTATTTCGTTATGAGGTCTTTTATTTTACCGAAAAGTACCAGCGGTTGGAGGAAAAGCAGCGGGCTTTCCTCCAACCCTCAGTGCTGGAAAAGCAGGGAAAGAATTATCTGAATGCCCACAAGGATACAGGTAGCGTGTTGATGAATATTACCTATGGCAAGGGCAAATCGGCTATCTTAACTTTCCACCTGCCCGCCGAAAAATTCGCTATGCTCTATCTCGATCCGTACACCGGTCATGTGGTATTTGATAAGCGCGAACCATCACCGGCTGAAATGTTTTTCATTGTAGTGCGGGCTGGTCACCGTTTTCTATGGCTGCCGCAAAAAATAGGTAGCCCGATTGTCGGTAGCGGCTGCATCATCTTCCTTGTCATACTCACAACCGGCCTTATTTGGTGGTGGCCAAAGAGGTGGACCAAGAAAACACGGGATAAGAGCTTTAAGGTCAAATGGGATGCTAAGTGGAAGCGTCTGAATATTGACCTGCATAACGTACTGGGTTTTTATTCACTGCTGTTCGTTTTGCTACTGACCGTTACCGGCATTACTTTTTCTTTCCACTGGTTCGCTGATGGGCTGTACAAGACCTTAACCTGGCAAACCCATGAACGGCTTGGAGAAGGTGGTCCGCATTCTGATACTTTGTTGGCTGTTAAATCCGTACTTCATAATAAAAACGATCTGGTTTGGCAGGATATGCAGCAAAAACATCCCGATTACAGCCGAGTGATGATCAACATGCCGGAAAATACCAAAGGGGCTTATCACGCTACTGCTTTTTTTGGCGATGGTACGCTCATTTATAACCGCGCGCAATATTATTATGACCAGTTTTCACTGAAACGAATTTACCTTAATACGCAGGACGAACGCAGTTATGATGAACTTTCGTTTGGCGAAAAGGTCTACCGCATGGATTTTGACATTCATACCGGACAGATACTCGGGTTACCTACAAAGATCCTGGCATTCATTGCCTGTATCATTGGGGCCAGCTTGCCGGTGACCGGAACCATTATCTGGTACAATCGTAAATGGGGTAAGAAGAAGCCTATTAAAGAAAACAGACAAACGCAATCAAACATCGTTTAA
- a CDS encoding Y-family DNA polymerase, whose product MSKRYVSLWFRHLVADWQLIRRPELAGVPYVFVVPDHGRKLITAISPMAEAAGIHAGMRAADAKAICHGLEIFDEKPGKAEKLLLGIGEWCIRFTPIVAVDPPDGLILEISGCTHLWGGERPYLKDILTKLKDKGYTVRGAMADTIGAAWGIARFGQITPIIPAGEHIRALLPLPPAALRLDELTQQKMRKLGFRTVNSFVKMKRSVLRRHINDHLLLRIDQATGQEKEFIIPLQVPPEYEERLPCLEPVITAEAIKIAIEKLLEALCKTLQKDGKGLRSATLKGYRIDGHIEEQKIGTNRPSHSVSHLFKLLEMKVPFITPALGIEVFTLAATSVEDIFTRQDVLWAAKPGLDDLEVAELLDRLAGKVGAHTIRRYLPDAHYWPERSLKPARSIQEKPAMDWNTDQPRPTRLLPEPEKIEVMAPVPDLPPKMFVYAGQRHEITKADGPERIEREWWMDEGEHRDYYCIEDKQGRRYWVFRSGHYDSESPLWYLHGFFA is encoded by the coding sequence ATGTCCAAACGCTATGTTTCCTTATGGTTTCGCCACCTCGTGGCGGACTGGCAGCTTATCCGGCGGCCGGAACTGGCAGGCGTGCCTTATGTATTTGTCGTACCTGACCATGGCCGTAAGCTCATCACGGCAATAAGCCCAATGGCAGAGGCCGCCGGTATTCACGCAGGTATGCGGGCCGCCGATGCCAAAGCCATCTGCCACGGCCTGGAAATTTTTGATGAAAAACCGGGTAAGGCCGAAAAATTGTTACTGGGAATCGGTGAATGGTGTATCCGTTTCACGCCCATTGTTGCCGTTGACCCGCCGGACGGCCTGATCCTGGAGATCAGCGGTTGCACCCATCTTTGGGGAGGGGAGCGGCCTTACCTGAAGGACATTCTTACCAAACTTAAAGACAAAGGGTATACCGTAAGGGGGGCGATGGCCGACACCATTGGTGCCGCATGGGGCATTGCCCGCTTTGGTCAGATAACCCCCATCATACCGGCCGGTGAACATATTCGGGCGCTGTTACCCTTGCCGCCCGCCGCACTCCGGCTGGATGAGCTGACGCAGCAAAAAATGCGGAAGCTGGGCTTTCGCACGGTAAACAGCTTTGTAAAAATGAAACGCTCTGTTCTGCGCCGGCACATCAATGATCATTTGCTGCTGCGCATCGACCAGGCGACCGGTCAGGAAAAGGAATTTATCATCCCCTTGCAGGTGCCGCCCGAGTATGAGGAACGGCTGCCTTGCCTCGAACCGGTAATTACGGCGGAAGCTATCAAGATCGCTATCGAAAAATTACTGGAAGCACTGTGTAAAACCTTACAAAAAGATGGCAAGGGCCTGCGTTCCGCAACGCTAAAAGGCTACCGCATTGATGGCCACATCGAAGAGCAAAAGATCGGCACTAACCGTCCATCCCACAGCGTCAGCCACTTGTTCAAATTGCTGGAAATGAAGGTGCCTTTCATCACCCCGGCTCTGGGTATAGAAGTTTTCACCCTGGCCGCGACGAGCGTCGAAGATATATTTACCCGGCAGGATGTGCTCTGGGCTGCGAAACCGGGCTTGGATGATCTGGAAGTAGCGGAGCTGCTGGATCGGCTGGCGGGGAAAGTTGGCGCACACACCATTCGCCGCTATCTTCCCGATGCACATTACTGGCCGGAACGTTCGCTAAAACCTGCCCGTTCCATACAGGAAAAGCCGGCCATGGATTGGAATACCGATCAGCCGCGACCGACACGCCTTTTACCCGAACCGGAAAAGATCGAGGTCATGGCACCCGTACCGGATCTGCCGCCCAAAATGTTCGTTTACGCAGGGCAGCGTCACGAGATCACCAAGGCAGACGGCCCCGAACGCATCGAACGGGAATGGTGGATGGATGAAGGGGAACACCGGGATTATTATTGTATCGAAGATAAACAGGGGAGACGGTATTGGGTGTTCCGCTCGGGACATTACGACAGCGAAAGTCCCCTTTGGTATTTACACGGCTTTTTCGCCTGA
- a CDS encoding pirin family protein has translation MPDQHIIQRRVKSKWSMTVHKDTLIHKAGLVLPPGNWKDFDPFLVMAEDRMRRGAFDYHPHRGIETVTYMIDGVLNHSDNRGNQGKLKQGDTQWMSAGSGLLHLEEAPEDDIAHLLQLWVNLPAANKMDTPRYQDIPYESLPIRLEDGAEIRVISGSSGGVRSATANYAPVIMLEILLRKGHTVKQDLRADLNGFIYVLEGSGVFGSNEMEGRKNDVLWLEPSVDHPSEVAITATEPLKLLLFAGEPLREPVAARGPFVMNTEAELDQAFKDFRDGKFGSWKDQH, from the coding sequence ATGCCAGATCAACATATCATCCAGCGTAGGGTAAAAAGCAAGTGGTCAATGACCGTGCACAAAGATACTTTGATCCATAAAGCCGGACTCGTGCTACCCCCCGGGAACTGGAAAGACTTTGACCCGTTCCTGGTGATGGCTGAGGACCGTATGCGCCGGGGGGCTTTTGACTATCATCCGCACCGGGGCATTGAAACGGTGACCTATATGATCGATGGGGTATTGAACCATAGCGACAATCGCGGTAACCAGGGGAAGTTGAAACAGGGAGATACACAATGGATGTCTGCAGGAAGCGGTCTGCTGCACCTGGAGGAGGCACCTGAAGATGACATCGCTCATCTTTTACAGCTATGGGTAAACCTGCCCGCTGCAAATAAGATGGACACGCCACGTTATCAGGATATCCCCTATGAGAGTTTGCCGATCCGTCTGGAGGATGGCGCCGAGATCCGGGTGATCTCAGGCTCCTCGGGAGGTGTTCGTTCTGCAACGGCGAACTATGCGCCCGTTATCATGCTGGAAATATTACTCCGGAAAGGACATACCGTTAAACAAGACCTGCGTGCTGACCTCAACGGATTCATCTATGTATTGGAAGGCTCCGGTGTATTCGGCTCGAACGAAATGGAAGGTCGTAAGAACGATGTGCTATGGCTGGAGCCTTCGGTCGACCATCCTAGCGAGGTCGCGATCACGGCTACGGAACCATTAAAGCTGTTGTTGTTTGCCGGTGAACCCTTGCGGGAACCGGTCGCTGCAAGGGGGCCATTTGTGATGAATACGGAAGCGGAACTTGACCAGGCTTTCAAGGACTTCAGGGATGGGAAGTTCGGCAGTTGGAAAGATCAGCACTGA
- a CDS encoding pirin family protein: MPERSVSQIIGPRPTRGFLGEGHVAIPLLEGRGLEQTDPFILLMDDQLDLPGQVIVGGPHPHAGFEIITIVLEGQAGEGSRASSAGDLEWLTAGSGIVHTEEIKSRVKLRILQLWLQLPNGKIWMEPQWQKLSLQNVPVIKQGRSAVRVYSGTALGLTSPVINQVPTIILHVELAPHDEMPIEIPASYNGLIYMLEGSINAGRDRMTIAHSQVAWLDPVTGSADSKLVVSGGGSGGRFVLYAAEPQNAVIYSKGPFISDGPDDFQHLYHRYNTDKMLPLKDLPESRKFQR, encoded by the coding sequence ATGCCTGAACGTAGTGTTTCACAAATTATCGGTCCGCGACCCACTCGTGGCTTCTTAGGTGAAGGCCATGTCGCTATACCCCTTCTTGAAGGCAGGGGACTTGAACAAACGGATCCCTTTATCCTGCTTATGGATGATCAGTTAGATCTCCCCGGACAAGTGATCGTCGGAGGCCCACATCCCCATGCCGGGTTCGAGATCATCACTATCGTGCTGGAGGGACAGGCCGGTGAAGGCAGTCGCGCTTCGTCTGCTGGCGACCTCGAATGGCTGACCGCTGGCAGCGGCATTGTGCATACGGAAGAGATCAAAAGCCGGGTAAAACTGAGGATCCTGCAATTATGGCTGCAATTGCCGAATGGCAAGATCTGGATGGAACCGCAATGGCAAAAATTATCGCTTCAAAATGTACCAGTGATAAAACAGGGCAGGTCAGCGGTACGGGTATACAGTGGTACTGCATTGGGTTTGACGTCTCCCGTTATCAATCAGGTTCCGACGATCATCCTGCATGTGGAACTTGCTCCGCATGATGAGATGCCCATTGAGATACCGGCGTCCTATAATGGGTTGATCTATATGCTCGAAGGCTCGATCAATGCCGGACGGGATAGGATGACCATTGCGCATTCGCAGGTTGCCTGGCTGGACCCGGTGACCGGGTCAGCAGATAGTAAGCTTGTAGTTAGCGGAGGCGGATCCGGCGGTCGATTTGTTCTATACGCAGCTGAGCCTCAAAATGCGGTGATCTACAGCAAGGGCCCGTTCATCTCGGATGGGCCGGACGATTTTCAGCACTTATATCACCGCTATAACACTGATAAGATGCTTCCTTTAAAAGACCTGCCGGAGAGCAGGAAATTTCAACGTTAA
- a CDS encoding TonB-dependent siderophore receptor: protein MNEQIVVDFKESLRNVPGVVPNNNPAGGTGGTFRGFTATTTVRNGMAIQSYQSDPINLERVEVIKGPSGTLFGTSIVSFGGLINQVTKKPYETLGGEVNVTLGKYELSRITADINTPLNSDKTALLRINAATHRENSFQDFGYKRMVTFAPSFLYKASNRLTFTVEAELNKTNRTTIAYHQNLQNVPGLTNFKDIPLDFNRSLSGANLDAQLSATNILGEAKYKLSEEWTSTTNVAYGENQIDHSHQIYPQWGNDAGGVFFNRSISTYGPRIFTSLNLQQNFTGDFKIGSFRNRIVAGANFYNFRSFLRFTATGIYDKIYPNSTTPIPAINLEKVNALMANATQTNTESTQSAVSAYVSDVFNVTDRLAAMLSLRIDRFTNDPTLANGVINNTTAYAQTAYSPKFGLVYQLVKDQVSLFGNYMNGFQNVAPVTQPGSSVIDVFKPRQANQWEGGAKFELFDKKLNATFSYYDIKISKDTRIDNGVTIQDATSKSKGFEAELIANPVTGLNIIAGYATNNYKILNAAPAAIGKMQAQVPGKYANLWISYKFTRTALRNFGLGVGGNHVSSSFFDAANIITIPGYTIVNATVFFDQPKWRFGLKGNNVGNVKYWSNWGISETLSQYLGSVTFKF, encoded by the coding sequence TTGAACGAGCAGATCGTGGTGGACTTTAAAGAGTCGCTACGCAATGTACCTGGTGTGGTACCTAATAATAACCCGGCAGGTGGTACTGGTGGTACTTTCCGCGGTTTTACCGCTACTACCACGGTTCGCAATGGGATGGCTATCCAATCCTATCAATCAGACCCGATCAACCTTGAACGTGTAGAAGTGATCAAAGGTCCATCGGGCACCCTGTTCGGCACGAGCATCGTAAGCTTTGGGGGCCTGATCAACCAGGTGACCAAAAAGCCTTACGAAACGCTGGGCGGCGAAGTGAACGTTACCCTGGGTAAATATGAGTTAAGCCGTATTACCGCGGACATCAATACACCGTTAAACAGCGATAAAACAGCGCTGCTACGCATCAATGCCGCCACGCACCGCGAAAACTCTTTCCAGGATTTTGGTTACAAACGCATGGTTACCTTCGCGCCCAGCTTCCTGTATAAAGCCAGCAACAGGCTGACGTTCACCGTGGAAGCAGAGCTGAACAAAACCAATCGTACTACTATAGCTTATCACCAAAACCTGCAAAATGTTCCTGGGCTGACCAACTTTAAGGATATCCCGTTGGACTTTAACCGGTCATTAAGCGGTGCCAACCTGGATGCCCAACTGTCTGCCACCAACATCCTGGGTGAGGCTAAATATAAGCTTTCCGAAGAGTGGACGTCTACTACCAATGTGGCTTACGGAGAGAACCAGATCGACCATAGTCACCAGATATACCCGCAGTGGGGCAATGACGCAGGTGGGGTGTTCTTTAACCGCAGCATTTCCACTTACGGACCCCGCATATTTACCTCGTTGAACCTGCAGCAGAACTTTACCGGTGACTTTAAGATCGGCAGCTTTCGAAACAGGATTGTAGCCGGCGCCAATTTTTACAATTTCCGCAGCTTCCTGCGGTTTACCGCAACAGGCATTTATGATAAGATATATCCGAACAGCACGACACCAATACCGGCTATTAATCTTGAGAAAGTGAATGCGTTAATGGCTAATGCCACACAAACCAATACAGAGTCTACCCAATCGGCCGTTAGCGCCTATGTGTCTGACGTATTTAACGTAACCGACCGCTTGGCTGCCATGCTGAGCTTGCGCATTGACCGTTTTACCAATGACCCTACATTAGCCAACGGCGTGATCAATAATACAACGGCATATGCTCAAACCGCGTATTCACCCAAGTTCGGGCTGGTGTATCAACTGGTGAAAGATCAGGTATCCTTGTTCGGTAATTACATGAATGGTTTTCAGAATGTAGCACCGGTGACACAACCAGGCTCAAGTGTGATCGATGTCTTTAAGCCTCGTCAGGCCAACCAGTGGGAAGGCGGTGCTAAGTTTGAACTGTTTGACAAAAAGCTTAACGCCACTTTCAGTTACTATGATATCAAGATAAGCAAGGATACTCGTATTGATAATGGCGTCACCATTCAGGATGCTACCTCTAAAAGCAAAGGTTTTGAGGCAGAACTGATCGCCAATCCGGTAACTGGTCTGAATATCATTGCCGGTTATGCCACCAACAATTATAAGATACTTAACGCAGCACCGGCAGCCATCGGCAAAATGCAGGCGCAGGTGCCGGGCAAGTATGCCAACCTTTGGATCAGTTATAAGTTTACCCGGACGGCCCTGCGTAATTTCGGCTTGGGCGTAGGTGGTAACCACGTATCGAGCAGCTTTTTCGATGCGGCCAATATTATCACGATACCGGGATATACGATCGTAAATGCAACAGTATTTTTCGATCAGCCGAAATGGCGTTTTGGCCTTAAAGGCAATAACGTCGGCAATGTCAAATACTGGAGCAACTGGGGCATATCAGAAACCCTGAGCCAGTATTTGGGTAGTGTTACCTTCAAATTTTAG